One region of Gaiellales bacterium genomic DNA includes:
- a CDS encoding prepilin-type N-terminal cleavage/methylation domain-containing protein, producing MIARLRREESGFTLVELLVACTIGTIVLLATFMTLDSSVVLTGKVTDRVDRTQRSRVAMEDITRKLRSQVCPSAGQPAIISADDYAVKFYSFLGTRPFVPDIREISWDTNTNSIIEKKWAGNPAAPGTTAATPTTQTLLTDVKPTFVSGQAGPRGPVFKYYTGGAATSLTTPLSTTDMGAASQISVAFMTYAQSKNLTGPATTLQNQIFVRTADPNATNGSSAPECA from the coding sequence GTGATCGCCCGCCTGCGCCGAGAGGAGAGCGGCTTCACGCTCGTCGAGCTGCTCGTGGCGTGCACCATCGGCACGATCGTCCTGTTGGCGACGTTCATGACGCTCGACAGCTCAGTCGTACTCACCGGCAAGGTGACCGACCGCGTCGACCGCACGCAGCGCTCGCGCGTCGCGATGGAGGACATCACGCGGAAGCTGCGCAGCCAGGTCTGCCCGAGTGCCGGGCAGCCGGCGATCATCAGCGCCGACGACTACGCCGTGAAGTTCTACTCGTTCCTAGGGACGCGGCCGTTCGTTCCCGACATCCGCGAGATCTCTTGGGACACGAATACGAACTCGATCATCGAGAAGAAGTGGGCGGGCAACCCCGCGGCGCCGGGCACGACGGCGGCCACACCCACCACGCAGACGCTGCTCACCGACGTCAAGCCGACGTTCGTCTCGGGCCAGGCCGGCCCGCGCGGGCCCGTCTTCAAGTACTACACGGGTGGCGCGGCCACATCGCTCACGACGCCGCTCAGCACGACGGACATGGGGGCGGCTTCGCAGATCTCGGTCGCGTTCATGACCTACGCGCAGAGCAAGAACCTCACCGGGCCCGCCACCACGCTCCAGAACCAGATCTTCGTCAGGACAGCCGACCCCAACGCGACGAACGGCTCGTCGGCACCGGAGTGCGCATGA